The segment GTAATATCCTCAATCTTAAGAATATATTCTGTACAAAATCTTTTCAACATTAATCCCTTCATACCAATCTGAATAGCTTTTCTTTCTTGCTTCTTTCCAAATGGATCATGATCAGGATCCCATTGCAATCTTACTTCAGTCTGTTCCAATTCCGCAACCCAATCCTGTTTCGTAGCAAACAACTCGCTATCGAAAGATGAGATCGTTGCCTGTTTCAATATTTCTTTGAAACAACTAATTGAAATTGTTATTGCTAATATTCTTTCCTGGTTTTCTTTCTGCGCCCAACCTGCACGATGCATCATCCACAAGAACCCGGGCTTGATCCATGACATCCGGTTGAAACTATAATGATCCCCTCCAAACTTTTGGTTCACTATCGCATACGTCGCAATCGCAGGGTTGAATGCCTGGTACACAATCATATTATCATCTTCTCTTTGAGCAATAACCTGTCTTCCAGATGTTGGTAGCCTTTTGATTTGCTCAATATACTTTTCTGTTTTCATTTTTTTTTGGTTAATCTGATAGTAGTGCTCGTATTTCTTTCAGCGAAAACTCTTTTACAAGCTTACCATCTTTAAAAACTGTTTTTAATTCACTTTCATTTTCCTCCTCCCATGTAACTTTATCGTACAACACAAAACGTCCGTCTTCTTTTTTTACATTCAACAAACCGGTAGCAGAACGTTTTGTACCATCATCTGTTACAGGGTCTTTGTAAATCTCCTGTCCTTCTCCATCAATCACTACATACGTCGCTTTCATCGCTGTACCAAATGTATCACGTGTATTATATTGATAGGTATAACTTCCAATACCAAATACAACCTGGGTAGCAAAACCTTTTGCCTTCAATCCTTCACAAATACGTGTTGCACGGTCGATATTAATACTGTCACCATAAATAGCACCAATATGCGCATCCAGTAATTTAAATCCTTTCTCTGTAATCGTTCCGCCAAACACATCCCACAACAATTCAACCACTCCTTTCCGTTCAACTTCTGTTTCTCCATCAGGATCACCACAAATGATTTTTACAGGATCACCACTGTCAGGTCGAATCACTACTTTACCATCACGACTTAAAACAGTTTCCTTTAAAGCAGGAAGGTACTCTGTACACACTTTCCATAAATCCCATGTGTCACTTACAATACTTACAATACCTGAAGGATACACTTCTGCGATCAATCGTCTGAACGTTTCCAACTCGCCATCTTTACTGCCACTGCACATCACACTATGTTCTGTTGCTGCAACACTACCACCAATCAATTCTGCATCAGCATTCGCATTGTAATATTGTTCCAGTGCGTCTATTGCTGGAATGGTATCTGTACCGGTAAAACTTAACAAATGCCCCATGCCACTTAGCACTGCTGTTTCCAACGAACTCATCCCTCTGAAAGAAAAGTCATGTCCCTGCCATTGTACAAAGTCAATTGGCATACCTGTTTCTTCTGCATATTTATTTAATAGCTTTCTGTAAGTGTAAGCAATGGTTGCACTGGTACAAGGTTGCCAAATAACAGCACTCAATAACGTTTCCAGAAAATTTGTAAGCCAGTAAAACTCTGTCTTTGTATTTACAATCGTTAAGCAAGGAACACGCATAGGTACTTTACTCCCTTCAGGTAATGCTTTTATTTCAACAGGTAAATAACCTAAATCATGCAAAGCTGAAATATGTTCGTATGATGGCAGGTGTGTGCCTAAAGAAGTAACGATTCTCCGCTTATACTCCGCCATCACTTTTTCTTTTGGTTGTTGAAAAAAGTTTTCATTGAAATAAGTGATCAAATACTCTTTCATGAAATATTGCAAACCAAAGAATACCATTTCACCCACTCCGTTAATACGACTCTTGCGTGGAGTAAGATTGCTATAAACCAGTTCAGTTTTGTCTGGGTATTGGAATACGTGGCCAACTTTATAGTAATCGGTCAATAAAAAAGGATTCGTTTTCATGTTAGTTCTTTTAGAAAGTTGTTTTAAATGGTATTACCTGAACAATAGGTGAATTATATTTCTGCTGATAACTGTCGCTTACAATGACCTGATGAAAAGATTTCTCTAACTCTGCAAAACCTTTGCTGAAGATGCCGTGTGTAACGATCAATGTCAGATGTGCAGGCTTTACCTGCTGCGCAATGGCAAGGAAGGTTCCACCACCATCGCAGAGATCATCAATGATCACGCAATTTCTGTTCGTGCATTTTTCAGGTTCTATTACCTGTAAGCTGATTCGTCCGTTATTCAAATCACGGGATTTGTTACAGTAAATAGTTTCAACGAGATTTCTATTCCAGCCAGCATAACTGCTGTTTTTTTTTGCAGCGCCTTTATCCGGACAGATAAGTATTGCGTTCTCTTTTGTATAAGATTTTACCAATGCTTCGTTTGTGATATTGACTGAATTATGAATTAATTCCAGTGAAACTTCGGAATGAACATCG is part of the Lacibacter sediminis genome and harbors:
- a CDS encoding DUF4291 domain-containing protein, which gives rise to MKTEKYIEQIKRLPTSGRQVIAQREDDNMIVYQAFNPAIATYAIVNQKFGGDHYSFNRMSWIKPGFLWMMHRAGWAQKENQERILAITISISCFKEILKQATISSFDSELFATKQDWVAELEQTEVRLQWDPDHDPFGKKQERKAIQIGMKGLMLKRFCTEYILKIEDITDFAKSECQKVKSRNVEELIVPYEEVLELNDDVIDQRIGITKTK
- a CDS encoding ribose-phosphate pyrophosphokinase-like domain-containing protein, encoding MKTIHINNNRGLKRFVFPDNQPHVVIQDINKDDEVTVICSITDSTVLLQVLQTANAIENVNAKKTNLIIPYLMGARYDRLMLPGDSFDLKVIADLINNMQFDKVYLYDVHSEVSLELIHNSVNITNEALVKSYTKENAILICPDKGAAKKNSSYAGWNRNLVETIYCNKSRDLNNGRISLQVIEPEKCTNRNCVIIDDLCDGGGTFLAIAQQVKPAHLTLIVTHGIFSKGFAELEKSFHQVIVSDSYQQKYNSPIVQVIPFKTTF
- a CDS encoding nicotinate phosphoribosyltransferase; this translates as MKTNPFLLTDYYKVGHVFQYPDKTELVYSNLTPRKSRINGVGEMVFFGLQYFMKEYLITYFNENFFQQPKEKVMAEYKRRIVTSLGTHLPSYEHISALHDLGYLPVEIKALPEGSKVPMRVPCLTIVNTKTEFYWLTNFLETLLSAVIWQPCTSATIAYTYRKLLNKYAEETGMPIDFVQWQGHDFSFRGMSSLETAVLSGMGHLLSFTGTDTIPAIDALEQYYNANADAELIGGSVAATEHSVMCSGSKDGELETFRRLIAEVYPSGIVSIVSDTWDLWKVCTEYLPALKETVLSRDGKVVIRPDSGDPVKIICGDPDGETEVERKGVVELLWDVFGGTITEKGFKLLDAHIGAIYGDSINIDRATRICEGLKAKGFATQVVFGIGSYTYQYNTRDTFGTAMKATYVVIDGEGQEIYKDPVTDDGTKRSATGLLNVKKEDGRFVLYDKVTWEEENESELKTVFKDGKLVKEFSLKEIRALLSD